The Rhodocytophaga rosea genome has a segment encoding these proteins:
- a CDS encoding mechanosensitive ion channel family protein, with the protein MQETISNAINKVFEKLSSWVEHFILMLPNLLVAILIFVVFYIIGRLVRKALTKPLQRFSHSQALIGLLLNVIFTAFVATGIFIALSILQLDKAVTSLLAGAGIIGLALGFAFQDIAANFVSGVLLAIRRPIRPGDVIESNSYFGSVISINLRSTIIRTMQGQHVHIPNKDIFNKPIVNFSEEGKRRIDLKCGVSYGDDLEKVKKVTIDAIRSIDYLLNKEDITFFYKEFGDSSINFEVRYWINYKKQQEYLAAVSDGIIRIKKAFDENNIMIPFPIRTLDFGIKGGEKLQQQLESLSHPSHENGKDK; encoded by the coding sequence ATGCAGGAAACTATCAGCAATGCGATCAATAAAGTATTTGAAAAGTTATCTTCCTGGGTAGAGCATTTTATTTTGATGCTGCCTAACCTGCTGGTAGCCATTCTGATTTTTGTAGTTTTCTATATTATAGGCCGTCTGGTAAGAAAGGCATTAACCAAACCCCTGCAGCGTTTTTCGCATAGCCAGGCACTGATTGGCCTGCTGCTGAATGTGATTTTTACGGCTTTCGTTGCTACCGGTATTTTTATCGCTTTAAGCATTCTGCAATTAGATAAAGCTGTTACCTCTTTGCTGGCGGGTGCTGGTATCATTGGTCTGGCGCTGGGGTTTGCCTTTCAGGATATTGCTGCCAACTTTGTTTCTGGCGTACTTTTGGCTATCCGCCGTCCGATCCGGCCTGGAGATGTGATCGAATCAAATAGCTATTTTGGCTCAGTGATCAGCATTAATCTGCGGAGTACCATTATCCGCACGATGCAGGGGCAGCATGTGCATATTCCCAACAAGGATATTTTCAATAAGCCTATCGTAAATTTTTCTGAGGAGGGCAAACGCCGGATCGACCTTAAGTGCGGTGTTTCGTATGGCGATGACCTGGAAAAGGTAAAAAAGGTAACGATAGATGCCATCCGGAGTATTGATTACCTGCTCAATAAAGAAGACATTACTTTTTTCTACAAGGAATTCGGCGATAGTTCCATCAATTTTGAAGTGCGCTACTGGATAAACTATAAAAAACAACAAGAATATTTAGCCGCTGTGAGTGATGGGATTATAAGGATTAAAAAAGCCTTTGATGAAAATAATATTATGATTCCGTTTCCCATCCGTACCCTGGATTTTGGAATAAAAGGAGGTGAAAAATTGCAGCAGCAGCTGGAAAGCCTTTCACACCCTTCTCATGAAAACGGCAAAGATAAATAA